Part of the Solwaraspora sp. WMMA2065 genome is shown below.
TACGTCGGATCGAGCTGGTCCCGGTCCTGGTCGATCCGGTACGGGCCGAAGGTGCTGAACCCGACGATCTGCTCGCCTTCGGTGGCGACCAGGGTGCGGAACGGGTGCTCAGAGTCGGCGGTGCCGACGTCGCGGCGGCGCTGCGCCCAGGCGGCGACGTTGAGCCGGTCGAGCACGTCCGCGGGGATCAGGCCCGCGTAGCCGGCCTGCCAAGCGCGCACGTGGATCCCGGCGATCGCGTCGGCGTCCTCCGGAGTCTCCTGCCTGACTTCTGGCATATGGGGATTTCTATCCTGTTTCACAACCGACGTCTAGTAGCACCGGCCGGGTGTCGAGTGGACCGGCCGGCCCCGCCGCGCGTCGCGCGTGTGTGAACCGGTTGGGAGACTGACGGGATGAGAGTCTTCGCCTCCGTCGACGATCTGGCCAGAGCCGTGGGCGAGTCGCTGGGGCCAGGCGACTGGTTGCCGGTCGACCAGCACCGGGTCGACATGTTCGCCGAGGCCACCGACGACCATCAGTGGATTCACACCGACCCGCAGCGGGCGGCCGACGGCCCGTACGGCGGCACGGTCGCCCACGGGTTTCTCACCGTCTCCCTTGTCCCGGCACTGATGCGCCGGCTGTACCGGGTGGACGGGGTACGGGCGAGGATCAACTACGGGCTCGACAGGGTTCGGTTCCCGGCTCCGTTGCGTACCGGTTCCGCCGTACGGGCCGAGGCCGCCATCGCCTCGGTGGAGCCGGTCGTCGGCGGTGTACAGGCGGTCATGGCGGTGACCCTCACCGCCGACTCCGGCGACCGGCCGGTCTGCGTCGCCGAGACCATCAGCCGGCTGCTGGTGACTGCACCGCGCTGACCACCGGTCACGGCAGCAGCGCCCGGATCAGCGCGATGGCGACGAAGACGACGATGAAGGAGAGATCGATTGCGGCGCCGCCGACGCGTAGCGGCGGCAGCACCCGCCGGACCGGGGCCAGCACCGGCTCGGTCACCGCGTGCAGGGCGGCGGTGACGCGGGAGCGGAGCGAGTCACGCGGGCTCGGCCCGGCCAGCACGGTGCTCCAGTCGAGGATCGCGCGGGCGATGAGCAGCAACTGGAAGACCAGGAGCAGCAGACTCAGAAGTGCGAACAGGGGACCCATCGGGGCAGACCTCCAGGACGACCGGTGAGCGTTCCACTATGCCCGGCGATCGTGTGTGGTCGCTGAGAATCGCCGCGGCGGACGGGTCCGATCGGCGAAGATCGGCCGCGCCCGGCTGCCGGGTCCTCCGGTGCCGCCGTCAATGTCGTACCCGGGCGGTAACTTGCGTGGCGATGCCCTTACCAGACAGTCTCTCGCTCGCCCAGGCCCGCCGGATCGCGCTCGCCGCTCAGGGCTTCACCGACCCCGTGCCGATTAAGGTGGCGAACCGTCGGCACCTGCGCCGGGTGCTGGACAGGGTCGGCCTGATCCAGATCGACTCGGTCAACGTCCTACAGCGCGCCCACTACCTGCCGCTGTACAGCCGGCTCGGTCCGTACCCGACCGACCTGCTGGACCGGGCCGCCGGGCATGCCCCTCGGGAGCTGTTCGAGTACTGGGGCCACGAGGCGTCGTTGATCCCGGTCGATCTGCAGCCGGCGCTGCGCTGGCGGATGGCCCGCGCCCGCGACGACGCCTGGGGCGGCATCCGACGTATCGCCGTCGAACAGCCGGAGCTGGTCGACCGGGTGCTCGCCGAGGTTCGCGCCCGCGGCCCGGCGACCGCCGCGCAGCTCGAGCAGGACACGATGCGGCCGAGTGGCAACTGGGGGTGGAACTGGTCGGCGGTCAAGACCGCCCTGGAGTACCTGTTCTGGGCCGGGGAGATCAGCTCCGCCGGGCGGACCAGCACCTTCGCACGCCGCTACGACGTGCCGGAGCGGGTGCTGCCGCCCCGGGTTGTCGCCGCGCCGACGCCGACCGAGGCACAGGCGCACCGGCAGCTGGTCGAGATCGCCGCCCGTTGCCTCGGCGTGGCCGCCGAGCCGGAGCTGCGTGACTACTTCCGGCTGTCGGCGGCGGCGGTCCGGCCGGTCGTCGCCGACCTGGTCGCCGACGGCATCCTGCGGCCGGTCCGAGTGCAGGGCTGGTCGCAGCCCGCCTACCTGCACCACCAGGCCCGGTTGCCGCGCTGGATCCGGGCCGCCACGCTGCTCAGCCCGTTCGACCCGGTGGTCTGGGAGCGGGCCCGCACCGAGCGGCTGTTCGGGCTGCGGTACCGGATCGAGATTTACGTACCGGCCGCGCAGCGGGTGCACGGCTACTACGTACTGCCGTTTCTCGAAGGCGACCGGCTGACCGCGCTGGTCGACCTCAAGGCGGACCGGGCCGCCGGGGTGCTGCGGGTGCCGGCCGCCTGGCCGGTGCCGGACGCCACCACCGATCCGGGGCAGACCGCGACTGCCCTGGCCGGCGAGCTGACCCGGCTGGCCGGCTGGCTCGGCCTGTCCGAGGTCGCGACACCGGCCACCGGCGACCTGGCCGGCCCGCTGACCCGGGCGTTGCCCGCCGCCGGTTCGCGCGGCGTGGCCATTGGTTGACCTGGCGGGTGCGCGGCCTGGTCGTTGGCTGAGCCGGCGGGACCGGCCGGTGTACGGTGGGACGATCGGCATCAAGGGAGGCGTGACGGATGGCGGGTCCAGACGGCGTGGCTGTGCAACGGCCCGTCGGTGACGGTCCGGGACCGCCCGGCGACGCCGGTCCCAACCCGGACGATCACTCCCACTATCACCAGCAGTACGCGTACCAGCCGCAGGCCCAACCGGACCGGTTCACCCGCCTGGTCAACCGGCTGTGGGCGCGGTCGCCGCGCTGGCTGGCCCCGTTGGCGGTGCTCGGCTGCATCGGCGCGGCCGCCGGCTACACGGTGATCACCGATCCGACGACCAGCAGCGCGGAGGCGGCACCCAGTTGCCTGCTGAAACTGACCACCGGGCTGGACTGCCCGGGCTGCGGCGGGACCCGGGCGGTCTGGTATCTGCTCAACGGTGATCTCGGCGCTGCCGCCCGGCACCACCTGCTGGTGGTCTTCGCCGTTCCGTTCCTGCTCTACGTCTACCTGGCCTGGGTCGGCCAGCAGCTGTTCCGCTGGCGGTTGCCGCAGTTGTCGCTCAGCCCGACGGCGGTCGGCTGGTCGCTGGGCGTCTGGCTGGCGTTCTCGGTGCTGCGCAACCTGCCGTGGGAGCCGTTCAGCTGGTTCTACGTCTGACCACTGCGGCCGCCCTGCGGGCGGCCGGTGGTCGGCCCGCCCGATGGACGCCGTGTTTGCCCGTGATACCGGCCGGCAACTAGAGTCCGAGAAATGTCGGAAATCGTGTCGCCGCAGGTCACGCTGATCGCCTGGACCCAGTTCCAGCCGCCCGCCGACGTCGACTGGTCGACCGACGCCGACGGTGGTCAAGCCTTGGCCGAGTTCGCTGGCCGGGCCTGCTACCAGTCGTGGCGCAAGCCCAACCCGGCGACCGCCACCAACGCCGGCTACCTGCGACACATCCTGGACAGTGGGCACCTGTCGGTGCTGGAGCATGGCAGTGTCACGTTCTACCTGACCGGGATCTCCCGGTCGCTGACCCATGAGCTGATCCGGCACCGGCACTTCTCCTACTCCCAGCTGTCCCAGCGGTACGTGCCGGAGCGCGACGCGGCCATGGTCGAGCCGGCGGTGATCGCCGAGGATCCCGAGCTGCACCGGCAGTTCGTCGCCGCCGCCGAGGCGAGCGTGCGGGCCTACACCGAGCTGCTGGAGGGTCTGGAGAAGCGGTTCGTCGACGAACCCAACCCGACGCTGCGCCGCAAGCAGGCCCGGCAGGCGGCTCGGGCGGTGCTGCCGAACGCCACCGAAACCCGGA
Proteins encoded:
- a CDS encoding MaoC family dehydratase, whose protein sequence is MRVFASVDDLARAVGESLGPGDWLPVDQHRVDMFAEATDDHQWIHTDPQRAADGPYGGTVAHGFLTVSLVPALMRRLYRVDGVRARINYGLDRVRFPAPLRTGSAVRAEAAIASVEPVVGGVQAVMAVTLTADSGDRPVCVAETISRLLVTAPR
- a CDS encoding YggT family protein translates to MGPLFALLSLLLLVFQLLLIARAILDWSTVLAGPSPRDSLRSRVTAALHAVTEPVLAPVRRVLPPLRVGGAAIDLSFIVVFVAIALIRALLP
- a CDS encoding crosslink repair DNA glycosylase YcaQ family protein, which gives rise to MPLPDSLSLAQARRIALAAQGFTDPVPIKVANRRHLRRVLDRVGLIQIDSVNVLQRAHYLPLYSRLGPYPTDLLDRAAGHAPRELFEYWGHEASLIPVDLQPALRWRMARARDDAWGGIRRIAVEQPELVDRVLAEVRARGPATAAQLEQDTMRPSGNWGWNWSAVKTALEYLFWAGEISSAGRTSTFARRYDVPERVLPPRVVAAPTPTEAQAHRQLVEIAARCLGVAAEPELRDYFRLSAAAVRPVVADLVADGILRPVRVQGWSQPAYLHHQARLPRWIRAATLLSPFDPVVWERARTERLFGLRYRIEIYVPAAQRVHGYYVLPFLEGDRLTALVDLKADRAAGVLRVPAAWPVPDATTDPGQTATALAGELTRLAGWLGLSEVATPATGDLAGPLTRALPAAGSRGVAIG
- a CDS encoding DUF2752 domain-containing protein, translated to MAGPDGVAVQRPVGDGPGPPGDAGPNPDDHSHYHQQYAYQPQAQPDRFTRLVNRLWARSPRWLAPLAVLGCIGAAAGYTVITDPTTSSAEAAPSCLLKLTTGLDCPGCGGTRAVWYLLNGDLGAAARHHLLVVFAVPFLLYVYLAWVGQQLFRWRLPQLSLSPTAVGWSLGVWLAFSVLRNLPWEPFSWFYV
- the thyX gene encoding FAD-dependent thymidylate synthase, which encodes MSEIVSPQVTLIAWTQFQPPADVDWSTDADGGQALAEFAGRACYQSWRKPNPATATNAGYLRHILDSGHLSVLEHGSVTFYLTGISRSLTHELIRHRHFSYSQLSQRYVPERDAAMVEPAVIAEDPELHRQFVAAAEASVRAYTELLEGLEKRFVDEPNPTLRRKQARQAARAVLPNATETRIVVTGNYRAWRHFIGMRATEHADVEIRDLAVECLRQLQRVAPSVFADFEIRRLPDGSEVAASPYTRQGE